From Pyxicephalus adspersus chromosome 7, UCB_Pads_2.0, whole genome shotgun sequence, a single genomic window includes:
- the LOC140334697 gene encoding interferon-induced very large GTPase 1-like → MSSAKEASDTVTRVREKLVEIFKENVDGLCDELDSLHLLSREEYIDLQYEEDPVVRTEKMLNILLKDEMASKKFLNHLENMILRFPALTKLPQFLQDEKKNTFRKLVEQLDIKQHLSSKVTLRDILSIGSENLKEAELHDVEVFKKEMLKLQGDLWKQLSKVEKELCRMTKQGELGTEEYQSQLKQQRIALHREQHQHALTDPMELFIIAITHLSQIEKKYFLMWMKFELDLIARRNLSALQVEYREKCKTKSDNPEELKQVDQKISDSSLGIEHFLRELGQFYEAECSMVKEGILPAERAQFTGLPGIAADLLLDGFPLELIDGDASNIPLKWITDVLTELDSKTGGRCRMKVITVLGVQSTGKSTLLNTMFGLQFPVASGRCTRGAFMTLINVQENFQKELGCHFILVIDTEGLKAPELASLEDSYEHDNELATLVVGLSDITIVNMAMENTTEMKDILQIVVHAFLRMNEVGKKPNCQLVHQNVSDVSAFEKNMRDRKKLLDQFDEMTKVAAKMEKKSGITSFNDVLDYDLDKHSWYIPGLWQGVPPMAPVNSGYSENVKKLKQHLFEFMKSQNKSSNIGEFITWIESLWRAVKHEKFIFSFRNSLVAEAYNKLSIQFSQWEWEFAKKVHNFVIRTENNIKNQSAESLDTETCEEYRRELQQLVSEEENKMLALLENYYDSNSENVHLVERYGEDFRMSIHFLRKELERNALNKCTKAISIQKGKFKIQNIQNQYQTLIEEKISDVLKICRERRSKLSVKKIKKEFKSMWKKTLTELQIKNLERRKVEQSILHHLRNDLSSRGPAVHEELKNVKSLASHGQQMFNMKKTYIESSLWDSVKHSLGWDKQTCKNMETFALSLIDKCEEYIKQRVNSAEDYDDTHCQELLHMINTELGNISELKFSGHFELDIKLIILGKAAHMFQEMHDTFIRNNDPKACLERLKPQYLSIFISIFQEKDERQNRARQFCERCLKPAITDYVFNHLGGRIVDDILNGSDSITFSSRSFFQCNLLEELLEEMSFQKYVYYIGSYKRFCETWILGYICEKYKDSVTLENIYRNIVSSIKTKIHSVLQDESCSQCSDVSSLLEHICELLEDDLVISQTERKMITFQNMAVVDRFSSNIQHFLKETEQEFLSELGSLDVKSIISKVTLKPQDELFRKVVGCGKQCPFCKVPCEAGGGDHKEHFASIHRSQGLGRSRWENDETLVIDICSTSVVSNAHFKNFHTRYINHPYKEYRTYYPDWAIQPDPSIESSDYWKYIFVQFNKKFAEEYKAKPAKLPKDWNKVTKTQALDSLKKIFNMN, encoded by the exons aaaagaaaaatactttccGGAAGCTTGTAGAACAGCTGGACATAAAACAACACCTATCTTCCAAAGTAACCTTGCGTGATATTCTGAGCATTGGGTCTGAAAATCTAAAAGAAGCAGAACTTCAC GATGTGGAAGTGTTTAAGAAAGAAATGCTGAAACTACAGGGAGATCTGTGGAAACAATTGTCCAAAGTAGAAAAGGAACTTTGCAGAATGACAAAACAAGGAGAACTGGGTACAGAAGAATATCAGTCTCAGCTGAAACAGCAACGTATTGCACTGCACAGGGAGCAACATCAGCATGCTTTGACTGATCCAATGGAATTGTTTATTATTGCGATCACCCATTTGTCTCAgatagagaaaaaatattttctgatgtgGATGAAATTCGAACTTGATTTGATTGCTAGGAGGAATCTGTCTGCTTTACAAGTGGAAtacagagaaaaatgtaaaactaagtCAGATAATCCAGAAGAACTCAAGCAGGTTGACCAAAAAATCTCAGACAGTTCTTTAGGAATTGAACATTTCCTACGTGAGTTGGGGCAGTTCTATGAGGCTGAATGTTCTATGGTTAAAGAAGGAATTTTACCAGCAGAAAGAGCCCAGTTTACAGGACTTCCAGGGATTGCGGCTGACCTTCTCTTGGATGGGTTTCCATTGGAGCTTATTGATGGTGATGCCTCCAACATCCCCCTGAAGTGGATTACTGATGTCCTAACTGAGCTGGACAGCAAAACAGGAGGAAGATGTAGAATGAAAGTAATAACTGTGCTTGGAGTGCAGAGTACAGGGAAATCCACTCTTCTAAACACTATGTTTGGTCTTCAGTTCCCGGTTGCCAGTGGACGATGCACACGAGGAGCCTTCATGACTCTTATTAATGTGCAAGAGAACTTCCAGAAAGAGTTGGGCTGTCACTTCATCCTGGTGATTGATACCGAAGGGTTGAAAGCTCCAGAGTTGGCATCGTTGGAGGACAGTTATGAACATGACAATGAACTGGCCACGCTTGTAGTAGGGCTGAGTGATATTACCATTGTTAATATGGCCATGgaaaacacaacagaaatgaAGGATATTTTACAGATTGTTGTCCATGCTTTTCTTCGGATGAATGAAGTAGGAAAGAAACCAAACTGCCAGCTTGTACACCAAAATGTGAGTGATGTGTCAGCTTTTGAGAAGAATATGAGGGACAGAAAAAAGCTTCTGGATCAGTTTGATGAAATGACCAAAGTGGCTgccaaaatggaaaagaaaagtggAATAACCTCCTTCAATGATGTGTTGGACTATGATTTGGACAAACACAGCTGGTATATTCCTGGTCTATGGCAGGGGGTCCCACCAATGGCTCCAGTGAACTCTGGCTACTCTGAGAAtgtaaaaaagttaaagcaaCATTTGTTTGAGTTCATGAAGTCCCAGAACAAATCTAGCAACATTGGTGAATTTATCACATGGATAGAAAGTTTGTGGAGAGCGGTGAAGCATGAAAAATTCATTTTCAGTTTCCGGAACAGTCTGGTAGCTGAAGCTTATAATAAATTATCCATACAATTTTCTCAATGGGAATGGGAATTTGCCAAGAAAGTTCACAACTTTGTCATCCGcacagaaaacaatataaaaaaccaGTCAGCTGAGAGTCTGGATACAGAAACTTGTGAAGAGTACAGGAGAGAACTCCAGCAATTGGTGTCtgaggaagaaaacaaaatgttggcCTTGTTAGAAAATTATTATGACAGCAACTCTGAAAATGTTCATCTTGTAGAACGTTACGGCGAGGATTTCAGAATGAGTATACATTTCTTAAGAAAAGAACTAGAAAGAAATGCTCTAAATAAATGTACCAAGGCTATTTCTATCCAGAAAGGGAAGTTTAAGATTCAGAACATCCAGAATCAATATCAAACACTGATAGAAGAAAAAATTAGTGATGTCCTGAAAATATGTAGGGAAAGGAGATCTAAactaagtgttaaaaaaataaaaaaagaatttaagtCTATGTGGAAGAAAACTCTGACAGAATTACAGATAAAAAACTTAGAAAGACGCAAAGTGGAACAATCAATTTTACATCATTTGAGGAATGACCTGAGTAGCAGAGGGCCTGCTGTAcatgaagaattaaaaaatgtaaaaagtctaGCAAGCCATGGCCAGCAGAtgtttaacatgaaaaaaacGTATATTGAGAGCTCTCTGTGGGATTCTGTGAAGCATAGCCTAGGCTGGGataaacaaacatgtaaaaatatggaGACATTTGCTCTCTCACTAATAGACAAGTGTGAGGAGTACATTAAACAAAGGGTTAATAGTGCAGAGGATTACGATGACACCCACTGTCAGGAATTGCTACACATGATCAATACAGAACTTGGAAATATATCTGAACTCAAATTCTCAGGACATTTCGAGCTGGATATCAAACTGATCATTCTTGGGAAGGCAGCTCATATGTTTCAGGAGATGCATGATACATTTATCAGAAATAATGACCCCAAAGCTTGTCTGGAGAGACTAAAACctcaatatttatcaatattcatCAGCATATTTCAAGAGAAAGATGAAAGACAGAACAGAGCCAGACAATTCTGTGAGCGATGTCTGAAACCAGCGATTACTGACTATGTCTTCAATCATCTGGGAGGAAGGATTGTGGATGACATCTTAAACGGCTCTGACAGTATAACATTCAGTAGCAGAAGCTTCTTTCAGTGTAACCTGCTGGAAGAGTTATTGGAGGAAATGTCATTCcagaaatatgtatattatattggaTCATATAAGAGATTTTGTGAAACCTGGATATTGGGTTATATCTGTGAAAAGTATAAAGACTCAGTAACTTTAGagaatatatacagaaatattgtgTCATCCATAAAGACAAAAATTCACTCTGTACTTCAAGATGAATCATGTTCACAATGTTCTGATGTATCATCATTATTGGAACATATTTGTGAACTGTTAGAAGATGACCTGGTAATATCACAGACTGAGAGGAAAATGATCACTTTCCAGAACATGGCTGTAGTTGATCGGTTTTCATCTAACATTCAACATTTCCTCAAAGAGACAGAACAAGAATTTCTATCAGAACTGGGATCTTTGGATGTTAAATCAATCATTTCCAAAGTGACACTGAAGCCTCAGGATGAATTATTCAGGAAGGTGGTTGGCTGTGGGAAGCAGTGTCCATTCTGTAAAGTTCCCTGCGAGGCCGGGGGTGGTGACCATAAGGAGCACTTTGCATCTATCCACAGATCCCAAGGACTGGGAAGAAGTAGATGGGAAAATGATGAGACTTTAGTAATTGATATATGTTCTACCAGTGTTGTATCCAATGcccattttaaaaattttcacaCAAGATATATTAACCATCCATACAAGGAGTATCGTACATATTATCCAGACTGGGCCATTCAGCCTGACCCCAGCATTGAGTCCTCAGACTACTggaaatacatatttgtacaattcaataaaaaatttgcagagGAATACAAAGCAAAACCAGCCAAACTTCCAAAAGATTGGAACAAAGTTACCAAAACTCAAGCACTGGATAGCCTGAAGAAAATCTTCAATATGAACTAA